A window of Myxococcus fulvus genomic DNA:
TGCACCCGCTGGGCGACGATGGCGGGGTTGAGGAAGATGCCCGAGCCGATGATGCCGCCGATGACGAGCATCACCCCCGAGAACAGCCCCACGCGCCGCGAATAGCTTCCATCCGACGACGCCTTGGCCTCATTCGCGGCAGGAGCGCTCATGGCCCCCGAGCATAGTCCTTGTGCGAGCGCCTCACGACACGGAGCGCGTCATGAGGTCTACCGGCAGCCACATCCCCTGCCCACGACCCAGAGGCAGCACGAGGCGTCCGCGAAACAGGCGTCCCGGTTCTTGCCCGAGCACTGGCAGCCGGAGGCCGACGAGCAGTGGACCTCGTCGCGGGTGTCCTCCTCGCACGCCACGCCATCGTGGTCTGCGTCGAGGTCCGCGCGGCACTCCGGGTCGGCCTCGTAGTCCATCTGCGCGGCCAGCCGGGTGGGGTAGTCGCTGCAATTCGTATCGATACAGTCCAAGCCGAGCAGTCGCCCACAGCCCGTGAGGAAGACGGCCAGGAACATCCAGGAGACGAAGAGGAGGTTGTGCATCCTCCAGGCTCTACCGAAGCCTTGTTTCCGGCCACATACCCCGCCAGGAGTAGAGTGTTCCCGACCCCTCCCACGGTGGGAGACGTTGCTGGAGGAACACATGTCGCGCGGGCTCTCCCTGAGGTTGTCGGCCGCCCTGGCGGTGCTCGTCCCCGTTGTCGGAGTGGCGGGCGGCGTGGAGGACGCGAAGCGCCTGGTCTCGCTCGAGGTGTCCGACGGCGAGCGGGAGACGCTGCGACAGGGATTGGCGAGCGCGCCGTTCGCGGAGGTGGCCCCCGCGCTGCTGCCGACGCTGGTGGAGGGGCCCGGGGTCTCGCCTTCTCCCTGTGAACCGCTACTGGCGGGAGCACGCTCACCTCGGAGCAAGGCCTTCTGCGCTGCACAGGCGGTCTGGTCCGAGCAGCTCGCGCGAGGCGAGGCTTCCGCCAGGGCCGACGTGCTCGTGAAGCTGCTGGCCTCCGCGAAGGAGGCTCGGACGGTGTCCTTCCTGCTGACGGATGTCTGCGTCGAAGCGGGGTGGAGTCCCAGGGCCGAGGCGATGGTCGCGAGGGTGAGGGATGCTGGCGTGGCGCCTGAGCAGGCGGCGAACTGTCTGCTGCTCCGAGGGGATGTGTCGAAACACCTTCCCGCCGCGCTGCGGGTGGTGAAACGCGCGGAGCCGGGCCTTCCTCGCACCTGGCGGAGGTCCCAGGTCTACCTCTCCGTCTTCAACATCGGCGACCGCGTGCACGAGCTCGCCGCCGCCAGGCGGAACGAACTGGTGGACTACGGCTTCCACCTGCTCGCGCAAGACGAGGCCGAGGGCGCCTCGGATGCCGCGTACTTCACCGCGCGTTACCTGGGCTTCGTGCTGAAGGTCCCTGGTGAGTTCGCTCCTGACTCCACGCTGGAGAAGTACCAGGGCCCACACGGCCTGACCCCGCGATACTTCGCCGACACCGTCAAGAACGCGCTGCACTGGCGCGAAGCCTCCAGACCATGGTCATCACGGCGAGAGCTCGGCGACAGCGCGGGAAGGCCTGTCCCGCGCCGGTGAGCGTCAAGGCACCTGTCGCGTGAGAGGGTTCAGCCGGTGCTTTTCAGCTCCGGCGGGCCCTCACACCAGAGGTGCGGGTGGGGCTGCCCGGGTAGAACTCTTCACCGTGGACCCACGGACCGTCATGGCCACGCTGGAGGCTCGGCTGTAGCCGGCTCGCCGCCTCCCATGCGTCTGGCTTCTGGGACGCGGGCCCAGTGTCAGCCAGCGCACAGTCTTCCTGCCCTGACGGCGTGCGTCGGGGCTTTTCGTTCGGGTGGTTCAGACACCATCTTCCAGGAATGGAGCCCCGCGCCGAATCCCCAGGACGAGCGAAGGACGAGGAACGCGCGCGCGCCACCATCCTCAACGTCAATGACACGCCCGCGGTCCTCTACCTCACCAGCCGCATCCTCACGGTGGCTGGCTACCACGTGGTGGAGGCGACCAGCGGAACGGAGGCGCTCCGGCTGGCGGGCGGGCGTCCGGACATGGTGTTGCTGGATGTCCACCTGCCGGACATCGACGGATACGAGGTCTGCCGGCGCCTGCGGGCGCGGGAGGAGACGCGCGACCTCTTGATTGCGCACCTGTCCGCCGTCTCCGTCAGTCGCGAGGACCGGCTGCGCGGGCTGGCGCAGGGGGCGGATGCCTACTGGACCACCCCGCTGGAGGATGACGAGCTACTGGCGAACGTGGAGGCGCTCCTCCGCCTGCAGTCCCGCGCGCAGGCGGCGGTGCACGCCCGCGACGAGTTCATGTCCATCGCGGCGCACGAGCTGAGGACGCCGCTGACGGCGCTCCGGCTCAACCTGGAGCGGCTGGTCCACCACCTCACCCGGGTTCCCGGGGACATGGTGGCGCGACGCACCGTGGAGGCCAGCACCACGCCCGCGCTCCGGCAGCTGGTGCGACTGCAGCAGCTGTTGGACACGCTGCTGGACGTGTCGCGGGTGGGCAGCCGCAAGCTGCGGCTGGACATCGAGGTGTTCGACCTGGCCGAGGCCGCGCGCGAGGTGGCCGGGCGGCTGGCGATGTCGGCCCGCGCGGCGGGCACCGAGCTGTCCCTGGCGCTCCCCCTGGGACCCGCGCTGCTCATGGGAGACCGGCTCCGGCTGGAGCAGGTCATCAGCAACCTGCTCGCCAATGCCTTCCGTTATGGGGACAGCAAGCCCATCTGGCTCACGGTGGAGGAGCACCCGGACGCGCTGTGGCTGAGCGTGACGGACCAGGGCATCGGCATCGCGAAGCAGGACCAGGCGCGCATCTTCAACCGCTTCGAGCGCGCGTCGAGCACGGGGCGCGCGGATGGCCTGGGCCTGGGCCTGTTCATCGCGCGGGAGATCGTCATCGCCCATGGCGGCACGCTCAGCGTCGAGAGCGAGCCGGGCCAGGGGGCCACGTTCCATGTGACACTGCCCCGTCATCGGACGGCGGCCTACTGAGGGATTGAAAGGGAGGCGTTTCGTGTCCTCTGAAGGTGGTGCCGGCGAGAAGAAGACGCTTCATCCTCGGCTGGAGACGGGGGTGCCCCGGCTCGACTTCATCACCAAAGGTGGCCTCATCAAGGGCGCCTCGTACGCGGTGCTGGGGCCGCCGGGCTCGGGCAAGACCATCCTGGCGCATCAGATCGCCTTCTGGCACGTCAAGCACGGCGGCAAGGCGCTCTACGTGACGCTGCTCACGGAGTCCCATGCGCGCATGCTCGCGAACCTGGAGGGGATGTCCTTCTTCGACACGAGCGTCATCCCCGAGAAGCTGCACTACCTGAGCGGCTACCGACAGCTCGAGTCCGAGGGCCTCAAGGGGCTGCTGGAGTTGGTGCGGCGCGCCGTCCGTCAGCACCAGGCCACCCTGCTCATCCTGGATGGCATGGACGTGGCGAAGGACATGGCGCGGGCGGACCTGACGTACAAGCGCTTCCTGCAGGAGCTGCAGACCTTCATCGGCATCCTCGGCTGTACCACGCTGCTGCTGTCGCCGCACGACCCCTCAAAGCTCCTGCCGGAGACCACCGCGGTGGACGGCATCTTCGCGCTGTCGCTCTGGCTGTCGGGGCCCCGGGCCGTGCGGGAGCTCTCGACGCTGAAGTTCCGGGGCAGCGACTCGCTGCTGGGCAAGCACGAGCTGGAGATTTCGAACCGGGGCGTCGTCATCCATCCCCGCACGGAGGTGCAGTTCAGCGACCCGGTGGACCGGGTGGCGTCGGAGCGCATCCGGATGGGCTTCGGCGTGCCCCGGCTGGACGAGTCGCTGCATGGGGGGCTGTTGTCGGGCTCCACCACGCTGCTGTTGGGGGCGCCGGGCACGGGCAAGACGCTGTTGGGGCTGCGCTTCCTGCTCGAGGGGGCGCGCCGAGGGCAGCCCGGGGTGTACTTCGGCTTCTATGAGACGTCCCAGCGGCTCATGGAGAAGGCCGAGGGCGTGGGCATGGGGGACTTGAGCAAGTACGTGGAGGCGGGCCTCATCGAAATCCAGTGGCAGCCGCCCCTGGAGCACAACATGGACGCGCTCGCGGAGCGGCTGCTGGAGCGCATCCACGAGCGGAAGGTGAAGCGCCTGCGGCTCTTCGTGGACAGCGTCGCGGGCTTCCGCTCGGCGGCCGTCTATCCGGAGCGGATGAGCCGCTTCTTCTCCGCGCTGTCCCACCAGCTGCGGATGCTGGACGTCACCACGCTGTACTCGGACGAGACGGCCCTGTTCTCCCCGGGCGTGGACGCGCCCCAGCCGGACGCCACCGCGTACGTGGAGAACGTCATCATGCTGCGCTACGTGGAGCTGCGCTCGCAGCTGTACCGGTTGATCTCCATCATGAAGATGCGGGAGAGCCAGTACGACAGCGGCATCCGGGAGTTCTCCATCACGGACAAGGGCATCACCGTGGCGGACACCTTCGAGAGCGCGGAGTCGGTGCTGACAGGGCACGCCATCATGGCGGGCGGCGCGCGGGACGTGCGGCGCAAGGCGCCCATGGGCGAGAAGGCGAAGCCGCGCAAGCGGCCACAGCCGAAGGTCCGGCGCAAGCCCGCGCCCCGGAGGCGCTCATGAGGACCGTGCTGGTCGTCGACGACGAGATGGACATCGCGGACGCGGTGAAGTCCATCCTCGAGGACGAGGGCTACCGGGTGGTGACGTGCGCCAACGGACGCGAGGCGCTGGAGTGTCTGGAGGAGGTGCGGCCGGACCTCATCATCATCGACGTGATGATGCCGGTGATGAACGGGTTCGAGGCGCTGCGGGCCATCCGACAGCGCGAGGAGTTCGCGGAGCTGCCGGTGCTCATCATGAGCGCCATCGACCCGTCGGTGCGGCCGGCGGAGTACGACTGGGCGGGCTTCCTCAAGAAGCCCTTCTCACTCAGCCACCTGTTGGAGCAGGTGCACAAGCTGGTGCCGGTGGCGGCCTGACAGGTCGAGGTGGCGGCCGGCCGACGTGAGGCCCGTGCCACCTGGAGGCGGCGGTCAGAACTTTATGTTCAGGTTGGGCAGGAACACCTCCTTCTCTGATTCCTTGACGATGGACTTCTCCATGTTGATGTCGAGCACGGTGCGGTTTCGGATGAAGAGGTCATCGACGTCGATCTTGGTGTCGATGGGGGCCACGTTCGTGTCGAGCTCCGTCGGCGTGGCCTCTCCTGCCCTGCGGATGGAGCCACGCTCCTTGGTGAACTCGACCTTGAGCCGGATGTAGGGGTCGATGTCCGACAGGGACCGCTTCACTGGGATTTGGAGCTTCGCGACGAGCGGCGCATGCTCGTTGTCCTTGAAGACGGCCGTGTCGAAAAGTTGAACAACCACGAGGGGGTCTTCCTCCCCCGAGTTGTAAATCCACGCTGAAACACCCGCCGGGATGGCAATGACATCGCCCTCCTTGAGGTGGCTGGCTTTGAAGCGTACCTCGACTTCCTTCATCTCGGGCTCGACCGGGGCCGGGTCCTCGCCGCCGGGGCTGGGAGCAGGGGCTTCGCCGCCCGTGCCGGGATTGGGCGCGGGGTCCTCGTCGCCGGGCGGCTCCTCGATGGGAGTCTCATCCGGTGGCGGGGGGAGAGAGCCTGCGCCCCCGCAGGCGATGAGCGTGAAGGCCAGGGCCGAGGCCCCCAGGGTGTTCCAGAGCAGGTTCTTCATGGCGTGTTTCCTCGAGTCAGTACAGGTGTGACGGCTCACTGCGCGCAGCCGCCGGGCGTTGGAAGGGACGGGTCGATGCCCAGCGCGCGCGCGGCGAGCGGCGTGGCGGGACCGGAGATGAAGCCGAGAGGGAAGGGGCCGGCCGAGCAGGACGCGTTGAATGCGCGCAGCCGGCTGGTGAAGACCTCCATTCCGCCACACGCGACGCCCGCGAGCGACGTCCGGGCATCGGAGAGCAGGTTGTCGGGCGGCACGCGGCCGAAGAGCCGCTGGTTGCACGTGGCCACCAGGACCTGCTGCGCGAGCAGGAAGCGCGCGCGGTCCAGCTCGTTGCGCGGGTCGCCATTCAGGTACCGGTCGGGGTTGCCCCAGAGGATGCCTTGCACGCCGATGTCGGTGCTCACCGCGGCCACCGGGCCCAGGTCGATGGTGCCGCTCAACAGACACGCCGTCAGCGGGACCAGGTGCGACTGGTAGTAGCCCAGCGTGCGCGTGGCCGCGCCGCACGTGAGGTCTGGCGTGGCGGCGCCACAGGTGACGCGCGCGGTGCTGACCGACAGGCCCAGGTCGAACGTGGCCGTGAAGCTGTTGTCGAAGTTCGCGTCGGCGTTGCCGTCGATGAGCGCGAGCGTCTCGCAGTCATCGAAGCTGTCGAGCACGACGGGCAGCGTCTGGGTGATGCTCTCTCCCACGGGAATCAGGATGGGCAGCTCCGGAAAGGAGAAGCCCTTGAGCAGCAGCAGCGGGTCCAGCGCCGTCAGCAGGAGCGACGGCAGCGTCGGGTGCGTGTTGGTGACCTCGAAGGAGTAGTTGGCCGTGAATGGATAGGCCGACGCCGTCACCGCGGCCTGCCCGTTGACGCGCTTGGTGCACGTCAAATCATGCGCCTGGGCGCTCGTCGCCATCCCCAACACCGCGGCACACGCCGCCCCCGTCCATGCCTTGCTCCATGCCTTCATCGCTCGCCTCGTCTTGCTTTGAATGGGGGCCAGGAAAGCCCTCGCGAGCGGGGCTGTTTTCACCGGATGTGCCAGGACTTCCTGCTCTTGTATTGATGTGAGGCCAACGCGGCCCCGCCCCCCGGTTGGAGTGACCTCGCGCCGCCGGGCCACTTGCTGGGCAAACCCGTTCCCCCAGGGCAGAGGGCTCTTGCCCAGCGGCTGGGAAGATGGGTTCTCACCGAGGACGGCGTCGGGAACGGGGTGGGCCCCGCACCGGGACACGGAGGCCCGTCCGGTTCCCTGGTGGGCGAATCCTAACAGCGCAGAAGGGAAGCCAGGTCCTCACGTCGGCGACGTTTCGGCGCGCGCCGAAACATGGACCCCGCGGGGGCTCGTAGAAGCGCGTCCATGACGCCGCTCCATCCTGTCGCCGCCGCCACACACCCCGACCCGTATCCCTTCTATGCCGAGCT
This region includes:
- a CDS encoding cupin domain-containing protein, whose amino-acid sequence is MKNLLWNTLGASALAFTLIACGGAGSLPPPPDETPIEEPPGDEDPAPNPGTGGEAPAPSPGGEDPAPVEPEMKEVEVRFKASHLKEGDVIAIPAGVSAWIYNSGEEDPLVVVQLFDTAVFKDNEHAPLVAKLQIPVKRSLSDIDPYIRLKVEFTKERGSIRRAGEATPTELDTNVAPIDTKIDVDDLFIRNRTVLDINMEKSIVKESEKEVFLPNLNIKF
- a CDS encoding ATPase domain-containing protein, with translation MSSEGGAGEKKTLHPRLETGVPRLDFITKGGLIKGASYAVLGPPGSGKTILAHQIAFWHVKHGGKALYVTLLTESHARMLANLEGMSFFDTSVIPEKLHYLSGYRQLESEGLKGLLELVRRAVRQHQATLLILDGMDVAKDMARADLTYKRFLQELQTFIGILGCTTLLLSPHDPSKLLPETTAVDGIFALSLWLSGPRAVRELSTLKFRGSDSLLGKHELEISNRGVVIHPRTEVQFSDPVDRVASERIRMGFGVPRLDESLHGGLLSGSTTLLLGAPGTGKTLLGLRFLLEGARRGQPGVYFGFYETSQRLMEKAEGVGMGDLSKYVEAGLIEIQWQPPLEHNMDALAERLLERIHERKVKRLRLFVDSVAGFRSAAVYPERMSRFFSALSHQLRMLDVTTLYSDETALFSPGVDAPQPDATAYVENVIMLRYVELRSQLYRLISIMKMRESQYDSGIREFSITDKGITVADTFESAESVLTGHAIMAGGARDVRRKAPMGEKAKPRKRPQPKVRRKPAPRRRS
- a CDS encoding response regulator, coding for MRTVLVVDDEMDIADAVKSILEDEGYRVVTCANGREALECLEEVRPDLIIIDVMMPVMNGFEALRAIRQREEFAELPVLIMSAIDPSVRPAEYDWAGFLKKPFSLSHLLEQVHKLVPVAA
- a CDS encoding hybrid sensor histidine kinase/response regulator; translation: MEPRAESPGRAKDEERARATILNVNDTPAVLYLTSRILTVAGYHVVEATSGTEALRLAGGRPDMVLLDVHLPDIDGYEVCRRLRAREETRDLLIAHLSAVSVSREDRLRGLAQGADAYWTTPLEDDELLANVEALLRLQSRAQAAVHARDEFMSIAAHELRTPLTALRLNLERLVHHLTRVPGDMVARRTVEASTTPALRQLVRLQQLLDTLLDVSRVGSRKLRLDIEVFDLAEAAREVAGRLAMSARAAGTELSLALPLGPALLMGDRLRLEQVISNLLANAFRYGDSKPIWLTVEEHPDALWLSVTDQGIGIAKQDQARIFNRFERASSTGRADGLGLGLFIAREIVIAHGGTLSVESEPGQGATFHVTLPRHRTAAY
- a CDS encoding excalibur calcium-binding domain-containing protein, encoding MHNLLFVSWMFLAVFLTGCGRLLGLDCIDTNCSDYPTRLAAQMDYEADPECRADLDADHDGVACEEDTRDEVHCSSASGCQCSGKNRDACFADASCCLWVVGRGCGCR